From a region of the Fischerella sp. JS2 genome:
- a CDS encoding ABC transporter ATP-binding protein translates to MIEVDHLSKIYGSTQAITDVTFNVEPGEILGFLGPNGAGKTTTMRILAGYLPATSGTARIAGFDVHEQSLLVRQRIGYLPETPPLYPEMTVEGFLYFVARIKGVPAGDRTTKVKAAIERCNLQDKRHVIIRKLSKGYRQRVGIAQAIVHDPPAIILDEPTVGLDPRQIIEVRNLIKSLAGTHTIILSTHILPEVSMTCSRVAIINRGKVVATNTPEQLLTQLTGGSGYELEIEGEANLAKQVLLNLPGVSQIESIPLAAMHGYSPKDNRAYLRVISQPGAEPGKDIAAALLHTGFDLYEMRRVSATLEDVFLQLTTEEKNMQTEADSATNEEEAA, encoded by the coding sequence ATGATTGAAGTCGATCATTTAAGTAAAATATACGGTTCAACCCAAGCAATCACTGATGTGACTTTTAACGTCGAACCAGGAGAAATTCTGGGGTTTTTGGGACCGAATGGTGCTGGTAAAACTACGACGATGCGGATTTTAGCTGGTTATTTACCCGCAACAAGCGGTACAGCGAGAATTGCTGGCTTTGATGTCCATGAACAATCTTTGCTAGTGCGGCAAAGGATTGGTTATTTACCAGAGACACCGCCGTTATATCCAGAAATGACGGTGGAAGGATTTTTGTATTTTGTCGCACGGATCAAAGGAGTACCAGCAGGCGATCGCACTACCAAAGTGAAAGCCGCAATTGAACGCTGCAACTTGCAGGACAAACGCCACGTCATTATTCGCAAACTTTCTAAAGGATACAGACAACGTGTTGGCATTGCCCAAGCAATTGTTCACGATCCACCAGCTATTATTCTGGACGAACCTACTGTCGGACTCGATCCTCGACAAATTATTGAGGTGCGAAATTTAATTAAAAGTTTGGCTGGAACTCATACTATTATTCTTTCTACCCACATTTTGCCGGAAGTAAGTATGACCTGTAGCCGCGTCGCCATCATCAATCGTGGAAAAGTTGTAGCAACAAACACACCAGAACAATTACTAACCCAGTTGACAGGTGGTTCTGGCTATGAATTAGAAATAGAAGGCGAAGCAAATTTAGCTAAACAAGTATTGCTGAATTTGCCGGGTGTGAGTCAGATAGAATCAATTCCCTTAGCAGCGATGCATGGTTACTCCCCTAAAGATAATCGTGCTTACCTACGAGTAATATCCCAGCCAGGTGCGGAACCAGGTAAAGATATTGCCGCCGCCTTATTGCATACAGGATTTGATTTGTATGAAATGCGCCGTGTCAGCGCCACCCTCGAAGATGTATTCTTGCAACTGACCACAGAAGAAAAAAACATGCAAACTGAGGCAGACTCAGCAACCAATGAGGAGGAAGCGGCCTAG
- a CDS encoding ABC transporter permease codes for MGVVLSNIIAIYRRELQSYFVSPLAYAIAGVFWFLAGLFFILILMGPDGILAAVTALDLQGQQFGVPVPPIDVPYEFVQAFLDRMGWLLLFVLPILSMGLYAEERKRGTLELLATSPVTNWAVAVGKLLGVLTFFITMVVPMLALEAIALSASTPPMPPTIPLLGHLALILLAAAILSLGMFISSLTDSTILAAVLTFAVILLLLFVDLIAKNISGPIGQALGYLSLLKHYNNLIQGIFDTSSIILFGSYIILGIFLTAQSIDALRFQRQ; via the coding sequence ATGGGTGTTGTACTGAGTAATATTATTGCCATTTATCGCCGAGAATTACAGAGTTATTTTGTCTCGCCTTTAGCTTATGCGATCGCTGGCGTTTTTTGGTTTTTAGCTGGGTTGTTTTTTATCTTGATTTTGATGGGTCCTGATGGCATTCTGGCAGCAGTCACAGCATTAGATTTACAAGGACAACAATTTGGAGTGCCAGTACCACCGATAGATGTACCTTATGAATTTGTGCAGGCATTTTTAGACCGGATGGGATGGCTGTTATTGTTTGTGTTGCCGATACTTTCAATGGGACTTTATGCTGAGGAACGCAAGCGTGGTACTTTAGAACTCTTGGCAACATCACCAGTCACAAACTGGGCTGTAGCTGTTGGTAAATTATTAGGCGTGCTAACATTTTTTATCACAATGGTAGTGCCGATGCTGGCACTAGAAGCGATCGCTTTGAGTGCATCAACTCCACCTATGCCTCCCACAATTCCTCTGCTGGGACATTTAGCATTAATCTTATTGGCAGCAGCAATTTTATCTTTAGGAATGTTTATTTCTTCTTTGACAGACAGCACTATTTTAGCTGCTGTCCTTACTTTTGCTGTCATTTTATTACTGCTATTTGTAGATTTAATTGCTAAAAATATCAGCGGCCCCATCGGGCAAGCTTTAGGTTATTTGTCACTGCTAAAACATTACAACAATCTCATTCAAGGGATTTTTGATACTAGTAGCATCATTTTATTTGGCAGTTACATTATTTTAGGTATATTTCTCACTGCACAATCTATTGATGCACTCCGATTTCAACGACAGTAA
- a CDS encoding GldG family protein → MKSIPRKKLWKYLVWPGLFLVAAGLTIAVVSDSWGTVPLALIISGAVVISIWLIWQSQESKWWGRRSTQAGTNALAATLAVLVILGLINFLASRYEVRVDLTETQLFTLAPESKQLVKNLKQPVKVWVFDVAQNSQDRELLENYQKQNSNFKYEYIDPQARPGLTEKFGVKDYGEVYLESGNKRQLVQVVNVNDRLSEIRLTNSLQQITSASTAKVYFLQGHGERSLSAGEGAISQAVQALGNKSYTTAPINLVEKSSIPSDANVVVVAGPKRELFATEVKALQNYLNQGGNLVLMIDPGTDPKLDSLLKEWGVKLDNRLAVDVSGNVALGPAVPIVTNYGEHPITKDFGNGISFYRLARPVDTTPVPGIESTKLLLTKPYPNTWAESDLKSENLEFNEGKDLKGPLTLGVALKRKLPTSTKTTPSPTPTTSPTPSPTPTPNNPTASESRMVVIGDSDFTTDGSFTQQLNGDVFLNSINWSSQQDSQPLSIRPKEPKNRRINLTASQAGILALSSLLVLPLIGFAVAVILWWLRR, encoded by the coding sequence ATGAAAAGTATACCAAGAAAAAAACTTTGGAAATATTTGGTTTGGCCAGGTTTATTCCTGGTTGCGGCTGGCTTAACAATCGCTGTAGTTTCCGACAGTTGGGGAACAGTACCCCTAGCATTGATTATTTCTGGAGCAGTAGTTATTAGTATATGGTTAATCTGGCAAAGCCAAGAGAGTAAATGGTGGGGACGTCGTTCGACTCAAGCTGGTACTAATGCCCTAGCTGCAACTTTGGCAGTATTAGTAATTTTAGGGTTAATTAATTTCTTAGCCAGTCGCTACGAAGTGCGCGTAGACTTAACAGAAACTCAGTTGTTTACCCTTGCTCCCGAATCTAAACAACTGGTAAAAAATTTAAAACAGCCAGTTAAAGTTTGGGTATTTGATGTGGCTCAAAATTCCCAAGATCGAGAATTGCTGGAAAATTATCAAAAACAAAATTCCAATTTTAAATATGAGTACATTGACCCGCAAGCAAGACCAGGATTGACAGAAAAATTTGGCGTTAAAGATTACGGAGAAGTTTATCTAGAATCTGGAAATAAACGACAATTAGTGCAAGTCGTCAACGTTAATGATCGCCTTTCCGAAATTAGATTAACTAATAGCCTGCAACAAATTACTAGTGCTAGCACAGCTAAAGTTTACTTTCTCCAAGGTCATGGTGAGCGATCGCTTTCAGCTGGTGAAGGTGCAATTTCCCAAGCTGTCCAGGCATTAGGTAACAAAAGCTACACTACTGCACCAATCAATCTAGTGGAGAAATCTAGTATTCCTAGTGATGCTAACGTTGTGGTGGTAGCCGGGCCTAAGCGAGAACTATTTGCTACTGAAGTCAAAGCTTTGCAAAACTATCTGAATCAAGGTGGCAATTTAGTACTGATGATCGATCCAGGTACAGACCCTAAACTTGATAGTTTGCTCAAAGAATGGGGCGTCAAGCTAGATAATCGTTTAGCTGTTGATGTCTCTGGTAATGTTGCCCTTGGCCCTGCTGTTCCTATTGTCACCAATTACGGTGAACATCCGATTACTAAAGACTTCGGTAACGGCATTTCATTTTATCGTTTAGCACGACCAGTTGATACTACTCCAGTCCCTGGTATTGAATCCACAAAATTATTACTCACCAAACCCTATCCCAATACCTGGGCAGAAAGCGACCTCAAAAGCGAAAACTTGGAATTTAACGAAGGAAAAGACCTCAAAGGGCCTCTAACCCTGGGTGTGGCCTTAAAACGCAAACTACCAACTTCAACCAAAACCACCCCTAGTCCAACACCAACAACATCACCTACTCCCTCCCCTACCCCTACTCCTAACAATCCAACCGCTAGCGAATCACGCATGGTAGTAATAGGGGATTCAGACTTTACCACAGATGGATCATTCACACAACAGTTAAATGGAGACGTATTTCTCAACTCCATCAACTGGAGTAGCCAGCAGGACAGCCAACCTCTTTCCATTCGTCCCAAAGAACCAAAAAACCGTCGCATCAACCTCACAGCCTCACAAGCTGGCATTTTAGCTTTATCTTCTCTGTTAGTTTTGCCCCTAATTGGGTTTGCAGTAGCAGTTATTTTGTGGTGGTTACGTAGATAA
- a CDS encoding DUF4340 domain-containing protein, with amino-acid sequence MKLQRTTLILILLMLGLGGFVYFHEFYWKTQQEEVKNKKQQIFSFEEDDVQSLAIKTKNATIILERNNKSERPKWRMTSPQQVPANDAIVSYLMDLLVKGESDRTISTSVNQLGEFGLAAPQATIDIKLKNQQNHQLLLGKADFNSRFLYAQADPNYKPDNNVDVLLVSKDFGNAVNRELSEWKEIPNQSESTPLPSLNLPIPKKK; translated from the coding sequence ATGAAATTACAGCGAACAACTTTAATTTTAATACTGCTAATGCTGGGTTTAGGTGGTTTTGTTTATTTTCATGAATTTTATTGGAAAACTCAGCAAGAGGAAGTCAAAAATAAAAAGCAGCAAATTTTTTCTTTTGAGGAGGATGATGTACAGTCTTTAGCAATCAAGACTAAAAATGCCACTATTATTTTGGAACGCAACAATAAATCTGAACGCCCTAAGTGGCGAATGACGTCTCCTCAACAAGTGCCAGCAAATGATGCTATAGTTTCCTATTTAATGGATTTATTAGTCAAAGGTGAAAGCGATCGCACTATATCAACATCTGTTAATCAACTAGGAGAATTTGGCTTAGCTGCACCTCAAGCAACTATCGATATTAAACTCAAAAATCAACAAAACCACCAGTTACTTTTGGGGAAAGCTGACTTTAATAGTCGTTTTTTATATGCTCAAGCCGATCCAAATTATAAACCAGATAATAATGTAGATGTGCTACTAGTATCTAAAGATTTTGGAAATGCAGTGAATCGAGAATTATCAGAATGGAAAGAAATTCCAAATCAGAGTGAAAGTACACCTTTGCCAAGTTTAAATTTACCCATTCCCAAAAAGAAGTAA
- the purU gene encoding formyltetrahydrofolate deformylase, protein MTSPTATLLISCPEQQGLVAKFANFIYANGGNIIHADQHTDFAAGLFLTRLEWQLTGFNLSREFIAPAFNVIAQPLNAKWELHFSDTVPRIAIWVSKQDHCLFDIIWRRRAKEFTAEIPLIISNHLQLQEVAEQFGIDYHHICVNQDNKLEQEAKQLELLHQYKINLVVLAKYMQILSADFIAKFPQVINIHHSFLPAFVGANPYHKAFERGVKIIGATAHYVTSDLDAGPIIEQDVVRVSHRDEVADLIRKGKDLERIVLARAVRSHLQNRVLVYGNRTVVFE, encoded by the coding sequence ATGACAAGTCCAACAGCAACTTTGTTAATTTCCTGTCCTGAGCAACAGGGACTTGTAGCTAAATTCGCTAATTTTATCTATGCCAATGGTGGTAATATTATCCATGCAGACCAACACACAGACTTTGCGGCTGGGTTATTTCTCACACGCCTAGAGTGGCAATTAACAGGATTTAATTTATCACGGGAGTTTATTGCACCAGCATTTAATGTGATCGCTCAACCATTAAATGCAAAATGGGAACTACACTTTTCTGATACTGTTCCCCGCATTGCCATTTGGGTTAGTAAGCAAGACCATTGTCTGTTTGACATAATTTGGCGACGTCGTGCGAAAGAATTTACTGCGGAAATTCCTTTGATTATCAGCAATCATCTTCAACTTCAGGAAGTTGCAGAGCAATTTGGGATTGACTATCATCACATTTGTGTTAATCAAGATAATAAATTAGAACAAGAAGCCAAACAACTAGAATTACTGCATCAGTACAAAATTAATTTGGTTGTATTGGCAAAATATATGCAAATTCTCAGCGCTGATTTTATTGCTAAATTTCCGCAAGTTATTAACATTCACCACTCTTTTTTGCCTGCTTTTGTGGGTGCAAATCCTTACCACAAAGCTTTTGAACGCGGCGTCAAAATTATTGGTGCAACAGCCCATTATGTGACTTCTGATTTAGATGCAGGCCCAATTATTGAACAAGATGTCGTGCGAGTTAGTCACCGCGATGAAGTTGCAGATTTGATTAGAAAAGGTAAGGATTTAGAAAGAATTGTCTTAGCAAGGGCAGTGCGATCACATTTACAAAATCGTGTGTTGGTTTATGGCAACCGCACAGTAGTATTTGAGTAA
- a CDS encoding ABC transporter ATP-binding protein has product MIVYDIQNLVKTYPGQTQPANKNITLQIYQGEIFGILGDNGAGKSTLVRQMVNLLTSDSGTITLFGNNIVAVPHLVQMNVGYMPQESGALNNLTVGEALYYTAHLRGMSRVDARQECNALLDLWQIRELCHQPSSRLSGGQKRLLRLAVAVAGSPPVLILDEPTNDLDPQRRKLVWDILRQINQEQSTTIILITHDAIEAEKAIQRVGIMRAGELVAVGRPSELKQQVDRMLRLELFFAPETPPSLPPHLIPIALEPGHWQLLLEWNQVNPALNSLNLEMLDDFRLYSATLEDLYLHYASKA; this is encoded by the coding sequence GTGATTGTTTACGACATTCAAAATTTAGTTAAAACCTATCCAGGTCAAACTCAACCTGCTAATAAAAACATCACTTTGCAGATTTACCAAGGAGAAATCTTTGGGATTTTAGGTGATAACGGAGCAGGTAAAAGTACCCTTGTTCGCCAAATGGTAAACTTACTCACTAGTGATTCTGGAACTATCACTTTATTCGGAAATAATATAGTTGCAGTTCCCCATTTGGTACAAATGAATGTTGGATATATGCCCCAAGAAAGCGGAGCATTGAACAATCTCACGGTGGGCGAAGCTTTATATTATACTGCTCATTTGCGAGGCATGAGCCGCGTTGATGCTCGTCAGGAATGTAATGCACTACTTGATTTGTGGCAAATTCGCGAACTGTGTCATCAACCAAGTTCTCGCCTTTCCGGCGGACAAAAGCGACTGCTACGGTTAGCAGTGGCAGTTGCAGGTTCTCCACCTGTGTTAATTTTAGATGAGCCAACCAACGACCTCGATCCCCAGCGTCGCAAACTGGTTTGGGATATTCTGCGCCAGATTAACCAAGAACAAAGCACTACAATTATTCTCATTACCCATGATGCGATCGAGGCGGAAAAGGCAATTCAACGAGTAGGTATCATGCGCGCTGGTGAATTAGTAGCTGTTGGTCGTCCTAGCGAACTCAAGCAACAAGTAGATAGAATGTTGCGGTTAGAACTTTTTTTCGCACCGGAAACTCCCCCTAGCTTGCCACCTCATCTTATTCCTATTGCTTTGGAACCTGGTCACTGGCAATTATTGTTGGAATGGAACCAAGTTAATCCTGCCCTTAACAGCCTAAATTTAGAGATGCTAGATGACTTTCGCCTTTATTCAGCCACTTTAGAAGATTTATACCTGCACTATGCCAGCAAAGCGTAA
- a CDS encoding ABC transporter permease — translation MPAKRNLPSLPVQLLDLFLMELTNWRWSWRTIALTSAITPMLSTIALGSFAQDSGQETLGYILTGNLVMALMFGNQDNMASRFAYMRFAGTLEYYATLPISRVALIIACVLAFFLLSLPSLLVNIIFGVFFLKIPLIVHPMILLVIPLCVLPMAGLGALIGVNARTPQESDSFSLLLTMGMLFLGPVLIPANRLPSFLLSVGKLSPATYAASALRQSLLSPLTGQMLIDLAALLGFTLLTFWFVGRKLDWRQR, via the coding sequence ATGCCAGCAAAGCGTAACTTACCTTCTTTGCCAGTGCAATTACTGGACTTATTTTTAATGGAACTGACTAACTGGCGTTGGTCATGGCGGACTATTGCTCTCACCAGTGCCATTACTCCGATGCTTAGTACTATTGCTCTAGGTAGCTTTGCTCAAGATTCGGGACAGGAAACCTTGGGGTACATTCTCACGGGTAATCTGGTGATGGCGTTGATGTTTGGCAACCAAGATAACATGGCATCTCGATTCGCTTACATGCGATTTGCTGGCACTCTAGAATACTACGCTACTCTACCCATTAGCCGTGTTGCTTTAATCATTGCCTGTGTTCTGGCATTTTTTCTGCTCTCATTACCATCGCTGTTGGTAAACATTATCTTTGGTGTTTTCTTTTTGAAAATTCCATTAATTGTTCACCCGATGATCCTGTTGGTTATTCCCCTATGTGTCCTACCAATGGCGGGACTAGGAGCGCTCATTGGTGTCAATGCGCGTACACCCCAAGAAAGCGACTCTTTTAGCTTGCTTTTAACTATGGGGATGCTGTTTCTCGGCCCGGTACTCATCCCAGCAAATCGTTTACCAAGTTTTCTACTGAGTGTCGGCAAATTAAGTCCTGCTACCTACGCTGCATCTGCTCTGCGCCAAAGTTTACTCTCGCCCCTTACAGGACAAATGCTAATAGATTTAGCTGCTTTATTGGGTTTTACTTTATTAACTTTTTGGTTCGTAGGACGCAAGCTCGATTGGCGACAAAGATAA
- a CDS encoding DMT family transporter, with amino-acid sequence MGFPYHFCLLPSVFFISFQGEIAALSAACLWAIASVVYGRLGERIPPLQLNLLKGIVAIALLLLTIVLSSELFPSIAPIPLSLILLSGVVGIGFGDTVFFACINTLGARRALLMGTLAPPITAIGAMIFLQEQLNLSAWCGILLTILGVAWVVTERTPEGRGMGGERGQGGHRSRFSSLSDATTSLWRGIGFGVLAAVANAVGALFSRAAFAQSIMNPLWAALLRLSAGVLILLIFTFCNTVLKSLLHKQNLHRQVLESPSENLVSIAKARRSRVLIAIIFAAFCGTYLGIWLQQIALKYTAAGVASTLVQTSPVFVIPIGMWLGEKVTWRAIAGVIIAIVGVGLLF; translated from the coding sequence ATGGGATTCCCTTATCACTTCTGCCTTCTGCCTTCTGTCTTCTTCATAAGTTTTCAAGGTGAAATAGCAGCTTTGTCTGCTGCCTGTTTGTGGGCGATCGCATCTGTGGTGTATGGGCGTTTGGGTGAGCGTATCCCGCCTCTGCAACTCAACTTACTGAAGGGCATAGTTGCGATCGCTCTACTTTTACTTACTATTGTACTGAGTAGCGAATTATTTCCTAGCATCGCCCCCATTCCCCTTTCTCTAATTCTCCTCAGTGGTGTAGTGGGTATTGGTTTTGGTGATACAGTCTTTTTTGCTTGTATCAATACTTTAGGAGCGCGACGCGCTTTACTGATGGGAACCTTAGCCCCGCCCATAACAGCTATTGGTGCAATGATTTTTCTCCAAGAACAGCTAAATCTCAGTGCTTGGTGTGGGATTCTGCTGACGATTTTAGGAGTTGCTTGGGTGGTAACAGAACGGACTCCTGAAGGCAGGGGGATGGGGGGAGAAAGGGGACAAGGAGGACACAGAAGCAGATTTTCCTCTTTGTCTGATGCTACAACAAGTTTATGGCGGGGAATAGGGTTTGGAGTGTTAGCAGCAGTTGCTAATGCTGTGGGGGCTTTGTTTTCGCGTGCAGCATTCGCACAATCTATTATGAACCCTTTGTGGGCAGCTTTGTTGCGGTTGAGTGCTGGTGTGCTGATTCTGCTGATTTTTACGTTTTGCAATACTGTATTAAAATCTTTGTTACACAAGCAAAACCTGCACAGACAAGTTTTAGAATCCCCATCGGAAAACTTAGTTAGTATAGCCAAGGCTAGGCGATCGCGAGTCTTAATAGCAATTATTTTTGCTGCTTTTTGCGGAACTTACTTAGGAATTTGGTTACAGCAAATAGCTTTAAAATATACTGCTGCGGGGGTTGCTTCTACCTTAGTGCAAACTAGTCCGGTGTTTGTGATTCCCATTGGGATGTGGCTAGGCGAAAAAGTTACCTGGAGAGCGATCGCAGGTGTGATCATAGCGATCGTGGGAGTAGGATTATTGTTTTGA
- the tatC gene encoding twin-arginine translocase subunit TatC, which produces MTPSQDANTVTAHTAPGVDFETNEQKETDPLDELPGEVEMTLFEHLEELRLRIFYALIAVAVGVVGCFFAVKPIVQLLEVPAKGVKFLQLAPGEYFFVSLKVAGYSGLLLASPFILYQIVQFVLPGLTRRERRLLAPIVLGSTVLFAVGLVFAYFLLIPAALKFFISYGADVVEQLWSIDKYFEFVLLLLFSTGLAFQVPIIQLLLGSLGIVSSSQMLSGWRYVILGAVVLGAVITPSTDPLTQTLLAGAVLGLYFSGIGLVKLIGK; this is translated from the coding sequence ATGACGCCTTCACAAGACGCAAACACTGTAACTGCTCACACTGCTCCTGGTGTTGATTTTGAAACCAATGAGCAAAAAGAAACCGATCCTTTGGATGAATTGCCAGGAGAGGTCGAAATGACCCTTTTTGAGCATCTAGAGGAGTTGCGACTGCGGATTTTTTATGCACTGATTGCAGTAGCAGTAGGTGTGGTTGGCTGCTTTTTTGCTGTTAAGCCTATAGTTCAGTTGTTGGAAGTGCCAGCCAAAGGAGTCAAATTTCTCCAGCTTGCACCCGGAGAATACTTTTTTGTATCTCTGAAAGTCGCAGGCTATAGTGGTTTACTCCTTGCTAGTCCCTTCATACTGTACCAAATCGTCCAGTTTGTGCTGCCAGGCTTAACTCGCCGAGAACGTCGCTTATTAGCTCCTATAGTTCTAGGATCAACTGTGCTGTTTGCAGTAGGTTTAGTATTTGCTTATTTCCTACTGATTCCAGCTGCTTTAAAATTCTTTATTAGCTACGGTGCAGATGTTGTAGAACAACTATGGTCAATTGACAAATATTTTGAATTTGTCCTGTTGTTACTATTTAGTACGGGTTTAGCATTCCAAGTACCGATTATCCAACTTTTACTCGGTAGTTTAGGAATTGTCTCGTCAAGTCAAATGCTTTCTGGCTGGCGTTATGTAATTTTAGGTGCAGTAGTTTTAGGGGCCGTAATTACGCCTTCTACAGACCCCCTGACCCAAACTCTCCTAGCGGGAGCCGTACTAGGGCTGTACTTTAGCGGAATTGGGCTAGTTAAGCTTATAGGTAAATAG
- the nadB gene encoding L-aspartate oxidase: protein MVQIDILNPFDVLVVGAGAAGLYTALCLPQSLRVGLITKETLTLSASDWAQGGIAAAIAPDDSPRLHIEDTIKAGAGLCDRPAVEFLAEHAPDCIKSLVELGVAFDRHDNHLALTLEAAHSKHRVLHAADTTGREVITTLTARVLQRKNIQVIQQALALSLWIDPQTQTCQGISLFYQGEITWVKAGAVVLATGGGGQVFAQTTNPAVSTGDGVAIAARAGAILRDLEFVQFHPTALTKPGAERFLISEAVRGEGAHLIDNQGRRFAFDYHPAGELAPRDIVSRAIFSHLQKTTADPATAHVWLDMRPIPADKIRHRFPNIINVCQRWGIDVFSEPIPVAPAAHYWMGGILTDMMNRTNIPGLYAVGETASTGVHGANRLASNSLLECIVFGAQMAHLELKSELVSEQPLPTVREFVTDIDNWHKQQAHLEDLRQKIPRLVWQHAGICREHSGLEIAIATVKSWQQDFADLQLSQFLLCLPPKQSLSFKLPDVERQLRLWAETRNLLDVAYLILTSAAFRTESRGGHYRLDYPQPDPNWQVHTLVQYYNWWQAPVLE from the coding sequence TTGGTGCAGATAGATATTCTTAACCCATTTGATGTTTTAGTAGTCGGCGCTGGTGCTGCTGGACTGTATACGGCGCTTTGTTTACCACAGTCCTTACGAGTTGGTCTGATTACCAAAGAAACTTTAACCTTGTCTGCTAGTGATTGGGCGCAGGGTGGTATTGCTGCTGCGATCGCTCCTGATGATTCACCACGGTTGCATATTGAGGATACAATCAAAGCAGGAGCGGGTTTATGCGATCGCCCCGCAGTCGAATTCCTTGCCGAACATGCCCCAGACTGCATTAAATCTCTGGTAGAGCTTGGAGTCGCTTTTGATCGTCACGACAATCATTTAGCTTTAACTTTAGAAGCCGCCCACTCTAAGCACCGGGTTCTTCATGCTGCTGACACTACAGGTAGAGAAGTAATCACCACCCTTACTGCTCGAGTACTGCAACGGAAAAATATTCAAGTCATTCAACAAGCTTTGGCATTGAGTTTGTGGATAGATCCTCAAACGCAAACCTGTCAGGGGATTAGCTTGTTTTATCAAGGTGAAATTACATGGGTAAAAGCTGGTGCTGTAGTGCTAGCAACAGGTGGTGGCGGTCAGGTATTTGCTCAAACTACCAACCCAGCTGTGAGTACCGGAGATGGAGTTGCGATCGCAGCTCGTGCTGGGGCAATTCTCAGAGATTTAGAATTTGTCCAATTCCATCCTACTGCTTTGACAAAACCAGGAGCGGAACGCTTTTTAATTAGTGAAGCTGTACGTGGTGAGGGAGCGCATCTAATAGATAATCAAGGACGGCGTTTTGCTTTTGATTATCATCCTGCTGGTGAACTCGCTCCCAGAGATATCGTGAGTCGGGCAATTTTTAGTCATTTACAAAAAACTACTGCTGACCCCGCCACTGCCCACGTGTGGTTAGATATGCGCCCTATTCCTGCTGACAAAATTCGTCACCGCTTCCCTAACATCATTAATGTTTGTCAACGCTGGGGTATCGATGTTTTTTCTGAACCAATTCCCGTTGCCCCTGCTGCTCATTACTGGATGGGTGGTATTCTCACAGATATGATGAATCGCACCAACATTCCTGGTTTATACGCCGTCGGAGAAACTGCAAGTACAGGGGTACATGGTGCTAATCGCCTTGCTAGTAATTCTTTATTAGAATGTATTGTTTTTGGCGCACAAATGGCCCATCTGGAACTGAAAAGCGAATTGGTGAGTGAACAACCACTTCCAACAGTGCGGGAATTTGTTACAGATATAGACAATTGGCACAAACAACAAGCCCATCTAGAAGATTTGCGGCAAAAAATTCCCCGTTTAGTGTGGCAACATGCTGGTATCTGTCGAGAACACTCAGGCTTAGAAATAGCGATCGCCACCGTCAAATCTTGGCAGCAAGATTTTGCTGATTTGCAACTCAGCCAATTTTTACTTTGTTTACCCCCTAAACAAAGCCTTAGTTTCAAATTGCCAGATGTAGAACGACAATTGAGACTGTGGGCAGAAACTCGCAATTTATTGGATGTAGCTTATTTAATCCTCACCAGTGCTGCTTTTAGAACAGAAAGCAGGGGAGGACACTATCGCTTAGACTATCCCCAACCAGATCCTAATTGGCAAGTTCATACATTGGTACAGTACTACAATTGGTGGCAAGCACCTGTATTGGAATAG